CCTGGAGTGCCTCGCGACACCCCCTGATACCTGCCATGCCCCAACGCGAGAGCGAGCGCTCGCTCGAGGCGTCCTCCTCAGTTAGGGCCGCAAGGGCGAGCGACACGTTCATCCCCGCCACGATTACGGCGTTGTCGAGCGGGGAGAGACGGCACAGGGAAGTGAAGACGCTCGCACCGAACAAGTCGACGAGGATAATGAAGCGCGTTTCGGGATGCTCCCTCACCTCGTGTTCAAGCTCCCGTGCGAGCAAGTCGGGGCTCTCGCCGGGAAGCAGGCAGAGAGCGCGCGTGGGGTGCGGCAGCTCACCTAGAATCATCGTGAGGGTGTCGAGCAGGCCCTCTGCCAGGTGCCCATGAGAGGCAAGTACAATCTCTCTTCTCATGTTCTCCTCCATATAATACAAGTTAATACAACTTGGTCTGACGCTGATAATACAGGCTAATACAACTTTGGTATCATGGAGACGGGCGGGCGGACGCAAAAGAGCGGTGGGCGGCTTCCGGGAAACCGAGAGGGAAAGGGCTACCGTTTCAGCTGACGTCGGTCGCGCT
Above is a genomic segment from Olsenella timonensis containing:
- a CDS encoding PTS sugar transporter subunit IIA, producing MEENMRREIVLASHGHLAEGLLDTLTMILGELPHPTRALCLLPGESPDLLARELEHEVREHPETRFIILVDLFGASVFTSLCRLSPLDNAVIVAGMNVSLALAALTEEDASSERSLSRWGMAGIRGCREALQAEANDRNDF